A genomic region of Porticoccaceae bacterium LTM1 contains the following coding sequences:
- a CDS encoding S-(hydroxymethyl)glutathione dehydrogenase/class III alcohol dehydrogenase: MKTRAAIAFAAGKPLEIHEVDLAGPRAGEVLVEIKATGVCHTDAFTLSGDDPEGAFPAILGHEGAGVVVEVGAGVTSVKPGDHVIPLYTPECRQCKFCLHPKTNLCQAIRSTQGQGVMPDGTSRFSLDGKPILHYMGCSTFSNYTVLPEIAVAKIREDAPFDKVCYIGCGVTTGVGAVAFDAKVEPGANVVVFGLGGIGLNVIQGARMVGANKIVGIDINPSKVELAKQFGMTDFINPNEVENVVDAIIQLTDGGADYSFECIGNVNTMRQALECCHKGWGESYIIGVAGAGQEISTRPFQLVTGRSWKGTAFGGARGRTDVPKIVDWYMDGKLNIDDLITHTMPLEKINDAFDLMHRGESIRSVVLY; this comes from the coding sequence ATGAAAACTCGCGCCGCAATTGCATTTGCCGCCGGAAAACCGCTGGAAATTCACGAAGTGGATCTGGCTGGCCCAAGAGCAGGAGAGGTACTGGTGGAAATCAAAGCCACCGGCGTCTGCCATACCGATGCATTCACCCTGTCGGGTGATGATCCTGAAGGCGCGTTTCCGGCAATTCTCGGCCACGAAGGCGCTGGCGTTGTAGTTGAAGTAGGTGCCGGTGTTACATCAGTAAAACCGGGGGATCATGTGATACCTCTCTACACACCTGAGTGTCGCCAGTGCAAATTCTGCCTGCACCCAAAAACCAATCTCTGCCAGGCAATCAGATCCACTCAAGGCCAGGGCGTTATGCCCGACGGCACCAGTCGCTTCTCCCTTGATGGAAAACCGATTTTGCACTACATGGGCTGCTCCACATTTTCCAACTATACCGTTCTGCCGGAAATTGCTGTGGCAAAGATTCGCGAAGATGCCCCTTTCGATAAGGTTTGCTACATCGGTTGTGGTGTTACCACAGGCGTTGGCGCGGTAGCTTTTGATGCCAAGGTAGAACCTGGTGCCAATGTAGTGGTATTTGGTCTCGGCGGCATCGGCCTCAATGTGATTCAAGGCGCACGCATGGTCGGGGCCAATAAAATTGTTGGTATCGACATCAATCCTTCGAAAGTGGAATTGGCCAAACAATTTGGCATGACCGACTTTATTAACCCCAACGAAGTGGAAAATGTAGTCGATGCCATTATTCAACTCACCGACGGCGGTGCCGATTACAGCTTTGAGTGTATTGGCAATGTAAACACCATGCGTCAGGCACTGGAATGCTGTCACAAAGGTTGGGGCGAGTCCTATATTATCGGGGTTGCCGGTGCCGGACAGGAAATTTCCACCCGTCCGTTCCAGCTGGTTACCGGTCGTTCCTGGAAAGGTACTGCTTTTGGTGGTGCCAGAGGCCGTACCGATGTGCCAAAAATTGTGGACTGGTATATGGATGGCAAGCTCAATATCGACGATCTGATTACCCACACCATGCCTCTGGAGAAAATCAACGATGCCTTTGATTTGATGCATCGTGGCGAAAGTATCCGCTCTGTAGTGCTTTATTGA
- the bioA gene encoding adenosylmethionine--8-amino-7-oxononanoate transaminase translates to MKTLTPSQVQKIDQQHTWHPYSSALEAEASYQVVSANGVRIKLADGRELIDGMSSWWSVIHGYNHPKLNSAVNEQVEQMAHVMFGGICHEPAARLVNTLVEITPPALQRVFLADSGSVSVEVALKMAIQYWHSQGQSQKHRVLALRQGYHGDTFGAMAVCDPVTGMHHLFKHAMPTQLFSEAPQCGFDQPWEERYIADFTDKITTHHKELAAVILEPIVQGAGGMRFYSPEYLKRVRELCDQYNVLLIADEIATGFGRTGKLFACDWAEISPDILCVGKALTGGYMTLAATLCTNEVARGISEGEAGVFMHGPTFMGNPLACSVANASLELLLNSDWQANIQRLENGLKNGLAPCRELDCVKEVRVLGGIGVVELKEPVTLSDIQPQFVENGIWLRPFGTRVYAMPPYVMNDEDLATLTEGMCRVLTNWNRKIAKMK, encoded by the coding sequence ATGAAGACGTTAACTCCATCACAAGTTCAAAAAATTGACCAACAACACACCTGGCATCCTTACTCGTCGGCCTTGGAAGCCGAAGCCAGCTACCAGGTGGTATCTGCCAATGGTGTACGCATCAAGCTGGCTGATGGCCGGGAGCTAATTGATGGTATGTCTTCCTGGTGGTCGGTCATTCACGGGTACAACCACCCTAAACTCAATTCCGCCGTTAACGAGCAAGTCGAACAAATGGCCCACGTGATGTTTGGCGGAATTTGCCATGAGCCCGCGGCCCGGCTGGTAAACACCCTGGTGGAAATTACCCCGCCTGCCCTGCAACGGGTCTTTCTGGCTGACTCCGGTTCTGTGAGTGTAGAAGTGGCGCTGAAGATGGCCATTCAATACTGGCACTCGCAGGGACAATCGCAGAAACATCGCGTTTTAGCGTTGCGGCAAGGCTACCACGGCGATACCTTTGGCGCGATGGCGGTCTGTGACCCGGTCACCGGAATGCATCACCTGTTCAAACACGCCATGCCCACACAGCTATTCAGCGAAGCTCCCCAATGCGGTTTTGACCAGCCCTGGGAAGAGCGCTATATCGCCGACTTCACTGACAAAATTACCACTCATCACAAAGAGCTTGCTGCGGTAATTCTGGAGCCAATTGTGCAGGGTGCGGGAGGCATGCGTTTTTACTCCCCTGAATACCTGAAGCGGGTTCGCGAATTGTGCGATCAATACAATGTACTGTTGATTGCCGACGAGATTGCCACCGGCTTCGGCCGTACTGGAAAGCTATTTGCCTGTGATTGGGCCGAAATCAGCCCGGATATTCTCTGCGTGGGCAAAGCCCTTACCGGTGGCTATATGACCCTCGCAGCTACCCTTTGCACCAATGAAGTTGCCAGGGGCATCAGCGAGGGCGAAGCTGGTGTATTTATGCATGGCCCGACCTTTATGGGTAATCCACTGGCCTGCTCAGTGGCCAATGCCAGCCTGGAGCTTCTGCTAAACAGTGATTGGCAGGCAAATATTCAACGCCTGGAGAATGGCCTGAAAAACGGATTAGCTCCTTGCCGTGAACTGGACTGCGTAAAAGAAGTAAGAGTATTGGGCGGTATTGGTGTTGTTGAATTGAAAGAGCCGGTAACACTATCTGATATACAACCACAATTTGTTGAAAATGGTATTTGGCTGCGACCATTTGGCACTCGTGTATATGCCATGCCACCGTATGTAATGAATGATGAAGATTTGGCAACTCTTACGGAAGGAATGTGTCGAGTACTGACAAACTGGAATCGTAAAATTGCTAAGATGAAATAA
- a CDS encoding DUF547 domain-containing protein, producing the protein MKKLITACTTVLLLAGVSLNASAEYQAQYWSFWDQSKNTLKTIDHSDWDSLLKNYVVTNHPSGINRFRYADVSKSDRKKLDRYIDSLTSTDPREYRKSVQKAYWINLYNAVVVQQILKNYPVKSLAEVDKGGEKGPWDDTYIKVQGQKLSLNDIEHRILRPIWSDHKIHFALTDGSLGSPNLQPTAYTSQNMKPMLKQAGRDFINHPRGLTLEKNVMHCSKIFKDCRSDFCKSDKSLLKLFAHYAEDRKALYLLGFQGEVQYQTDLALNAP; encoded by the coding sequence ATGAAAAAGCTAATTACCGCATGCACTACCGTATTACTGCTGGCCGGCGTCAGCCTGAATGCCAGTGCCGAGTATCAGGCCCAATACTGGAGTTTTTGGGATCAAAGTAAAAATACCCTGAAAACCATTGACCACAGTGACTGGGATAGCCTGCTCAAGAACTACGTAGTAACTAACCATCCATCCGGAATTAACCGCTTCCGTTATGCGGATGTTTCCAAGTCTGATCGCAAGAAGCTGGATCGTTATATAGATTCGCTTACTTCCACGGATCCACGTGAATACCGCAAGAGCGTTCAGAAAGCCTACTGGATTAACCTCTACAATGCGGTAGTGGTGCAGCAGATCCTGAAGAACTATCCGGTCAAGTCTCTGGCTGAAGTGGATAAAGGTGGCGAGAAGGGCCCTTGGGATGACACTTATATCAAGGTGCAAGGCCAAAAGCTGAGCCTGAACGATATTGAACATCGTATTCTGCGCCCAATTTGGAGTGATCACAAAATTCATTTTGCACTGACCGATGGCAGCCTGGGTTCACCGAACCTTCAGCCGACTGCTTATACTAGCCAGAATATGAAACCGATGCTGAAACAGGCGGGTCGAGATTTTATCAACCATCCTCGCGGACTGACGCTCGAAAAGAACGTCATGCATTGCTCCAAGATCTTTAAGGACTGTCGTAGTGACTTTTGTAAAAGTGACAAATCGCTACTGAAATTGTTTGCCCACTATGCGGAAGACCGCAAAGCGCTCTACCTGTTGGGTTTTCAGGGCGAAGTGCAGTACCAGACTGATCTGGCTCTCAACGCTCCCTAA
- the ttcA gene encoding tRNA 2-thiocytidine(32) synthetase TtcA, which produces MSDQDNRKQRLEFNKLQKRLRRHVGEAIADYNMIEEGDKVMVCLSGGKDSYAMLDILLNLQQSAPIKFEIVAVNLDQKQPGFPEHILPEYLESIGVPYAILEKDTYSVVKSVIPEGKTTCGLCSRLRRGTLYGYAQEIGATKIALGHHRDDIIETLFLNMFYNGKLKAMPPKLLSDDKQNIVIRPLAYCKEADLIRYADAKVFPIIPCNLCGSQENLQRQVIKEMLNNWDKQFPGRVETIFSSIKNVAPSQLADNELFDFKGLQLGRIEVDDSLFERIDVVNL; this is translated from the coding sequence ATGTCAGATCAAGATAACCGCAAGCAACGCCTTGAATTCAACAAGCTGCAGAAGCGCCTGCGCCGCCATGTCGGCGAAGCCATTGCCGATTACAACATGATCGAAGAGGGCGACAAGGTGATGGTGTGCCTGTCCGGTGGTAAAGACTCCTACGCGATGCTCGATATATTGCTGAATCTGCAGCAGAGCGCTCCGATCAAGTTTGAAATTGTGGCAGTGAACCTGGACCAGAAACAGCCTGGATTCCCTGAGCATATACTGCCGGAATACCTTGAGAGTATCGGTGTTCCCTACGCAATTCTGGAAAAAGACACCTACAGCGTGGTGAAGTCGGTGATTCCGGAAGGTAAAACCACCTGTGGTCTCTGCTCGCGCCTGCGTCGCGGCACCTTGTACGGATACGCCCAGGAGATTGGTGCTACCAAAATAGCGTTGGGCCACCACCGTGATGACATTATCGAAACCCTGTTCCTGAATATGTTTTACAACGGCAAGCTGAAGGCTATGCCGCCCAAGCTGTTGTCTGACGACAAGCAGAACATAGTGATTCGCCCCCTTGCCTATTGTAAAGAGGCGGATCTGATTCGCTACGCCGATGCTAAAGTGTTCCCGATTATTCCCTGCAACCTGTGTGGCTCGCAGGAAAACCTGCAGCGTCAGGTGATCAAGGAGATGCTCAACAACTGGGACAAGCAGTTCCCGGGGCGTGTGGAGACGATCTTCTCCAGCATCAAAAATGTTGCTCCATCCCAATTGGCGGACAACGAGTTGTTCGACTTCAAAGGCTTGCAACTGGGTCGTATTGAAGTAGACGACAGTCTGTTTGAGCGTATTGATGTCGTAAACCTGTAG
- a CDS encoding ATP-binding cassette domain-containing protein, whose amino-acid sequence MIRLETIELRRGGKALLHDASATIHPGQRVGLVGANGCGKSTLFAMLRGELEVDQGSVSFPSEWRIADVAQETPALERTVLDHTIDADSHFRKLQQEMMQAEGERLADLMHQFEAIDGYSMEARAGKLLHGLGFSEAEQKRPVKSFSGGWRMRINLARALLIPSELLLLDEPTNHLDLDAIFWLENWLQSYSGTLLLISHDREFLDRVVNGIIHVEHQTLFSYSGNYSSFERQRGERLAQQQAVYEKEQRQKAHLQKYIDKFRYKATKARQAQSRIKALEKLTATAPLLAASGFDFEFGEPAALSSPLISLDQVQVGYGEKLILNRIHLNLQPGARIGLLGPNGAGKSTLIKLLAGQLQPQSGELVRGGNLAVGYFAQHQVEALDMQASPLLHLQRIAPQASEQQLRDFLGGFAFRGDKVNDTVGPFSGGEKARMALALLVWQRPNLLLLDEPTNHLDLDMREALVFAIQSFTGAVVVVSHDRHLLSTVVDEFYLVANGVAAPFDGDLEDYHRFLLDSGRKSENSKSQVTTASVQRKDRKRLEAEFRASVSPIKKEINQLEKQLEKDLEQLDTLEQQLADPSVYEKQNAEKMTRLLKEQGSLKTAMEEREARWLELEDLLETKNSEFQASLA is encoded by the coding sequence ATGATTCGCCTTGAAACTATTGAACTGCGCCGCGGTGGCAAAGCACTGCTGCACGACGCCAGTGCGACCATCCATCCTGGCCAGCGTGTCGGCCTGGTAGGAGCTAACGGCTGTGGTAAATCGACACTGTTTGCCATGTTGCGCGGTGAGCTGGAGGTAGATCAGGGCTCGGTGTCATTCCCTTCCGAGTGGCGCATTGCCGATGTGGCCCAGGAAACACCGGCGCTGGAGCGCACGGTTCTGGATCACACCATAGATGCAGACTCGCATTTTAGAAAACTGCAACAGGAAATGATGCAGGCCGAAGGTGAGCGGCTGGCGGATTTGATGCACCAGTTTGAAGCTATTGACGGTTACAGCATGGAAGCCCGTGCTGGTAAATTGTTGCACGGTCTTGGTTTTAGTGAGGCTGAACAGAAACGCCCGGTAAAAAGTTTTTCTGGTGGCTGGCGGATGCGTATCAACCTGGCGCGTGCGCTGTTGATTCCTTCTGAGCTGTTGTTGCTCGATGAGCCCACCAACCACCTGGATCTGGATGCGATTTTCTGGCTGGAAAACTGGCTGCAGAGCTATTCCGGCACACTGTTGTTGATCTCTCACGATCGGGAATTCCTCGACCGGGTGGTAAACGGCATTATTCACGTCGAGCACCAGACCCTGTTCAGCTATAGCGGCAATTACTCCAGCTTTGAACGTCAGCGTGGCGAGCGTCTCGCGCAGCAGCAGGCTGTTTACGAAAAAGAGCAGCGCCAGAAAGCGCACCTGCAAAAATACATCGACAAATTCCGCTATAAGGCTACCAAGGCCCGTCAGGCACAGAGCCGTATCAAGGCGCTGGAAAAACTGACCGCTACAGCACCACTGCTGGCTGCCAGTGGCTTTGATTTTGAGTTTGGAGAGCCAGCAGCGCTGAGCTCACCCCTGATTTCGCTGGATCAGGTACAGGTGGGCTATGGCGAAAAGCTGATTCTCAATCGAATTCACCTCAATTTACAGCCCGGTGCCCGGATTGGTCTGCTGGGACCGAACGGTGCCGGTAAATCCACACTGATCAAATTGCTGGCCGGGCAGTTGCAACCACAAAGTGGTGAGCTGGTGCGGGGTGGAAATCTGGCGGTGGGCTACTTTGCCCAGCATCAGGTGGAAGCATTGGATATGCAAGCCAGTCCTCTGTTGCATTTGCAGCGCATCGCACCTCAAGCCAGCGAACAGCAGTTGCGGGATTTTCTCGGCGGCTTTGCGTTTCGTGGTGACAAGGTTAACGACACGGTTGGGCCATTCTCCGGTGGGGAAAAAGCACGCATGGCGTTGGCTTTGCTGGTTTGGCAGCGTCCGAATCTGTTGCTACTGGACGAACCGACCAACCACCTCGACCTTGATATGCGTGAGGCACTGGTGTTTGCGATACAGTCTTTTACCGGAGCTGTAGTGGTGGTGTCTCACGATCGTCACTTGCTGAGTACGGTGGTGGATGAATTTTATCTGGTAGCCAACGGTGTTGCTGCGCCCTTTGATGGCGACCTGGAAGACTATCACCGGTTTCTGCTCGATAGCGGAAGAAAATCGGAAAACAGTAAGTCTCAAGTCACCACCGCCAGTGTACAGCGCAAGGATCGCAAACGGTTGGAAGCGGAATTTCGCGCCAGCGTCAGTCCAATTAAAAAAGAGATTAATCAGCTCGAAAAACAGCTGGAAAAGGATTTGGAACAGCTCGATACTCTAGAGCAGCAGCTGGCTGACCCTTCGGTGTATGAAAAACAAAATGCCGAAAAAATGACTCGCTTACTTAAAGAGCAGGGCAGTTTAAAAACAGCGATGGAAGAGCGCGAAGCGCGTTGGCTGGAGCTGGAAGATTTGCTGGAAACCAAAAACAGTGAATTTCAGGCGAGCCTGGCTTAG
- a CDS encoding O-acetyl-ADP-ribose deacetylase, with amino-acid sequence MHRLRVHQGDITKLEVDAIVNAANNRLAGGGGVDGAIHRAAGPLLLEACLRLNGCPTGEVKLTHGFDLPARYVLHAVGPVWQGGHHGEAKLLAKCYQHAMQIAREEGITSIAFPAISCGVYHFPADQAVEIAVREVVKALPANPQIEEVVFCCYDDEMANLYRQQLEAVS; translated from the coding sequence ATGCATCGATTACGAGTTCATCAGGGAGACATCACCAAGCTGGAAGTGGATGCCATTGTGAACGCCGCCAACAACCGCCTGGCGGGAGGTGGGGGTGTGGATGGCGCTATACACCGTGCTGCTGGGCCGCTGTTACTGGAGGCCTGTCTCAGACTCAATGGTTGTCCAACAGGCGAAGTGAAATTGACCCATGGATTTGACCTGCCGGCTCGATATGTACTGCATGCGGTTGGACCGGTGTGGCAGGGAGGGCATCACGGCGAGGCTAAATTGCTGGCCAAGTGCTATCAGCATGCCATGCAAATTGCTCGGGAAGAGGGAATTACCAGTATTGCCTTTCCCGCTATCAGTTGTGGGGTATACCACTTCCCTGCCGACCAGGCAGTGGAGATTGCTGTGCGCGAGGTGGTGAAGGCTTTGCCGGCTAACCCGCAGATAGAAGAGGTTGTATTCTGTTGTTACGATGATGAAATGGCAAACCTGTATCGGCAGCAGCTAGAAGCTGTTTCATAA
- a CDS encoding DUF5062 family protein: MSKLKNEPQLVKEAIRVGMVYAKKRGVAQFDATDSAHLKIEYVYRLLVHDKLLQPLPKGQETEINMKHKLAMWMSRQLPEGHELLK; encoded by the coding sequence ATGAGCAAACTCAAAAATGAACCGCAACTGGTCAAGGAAGCAATTCGGGTTGGCATGGTCTATGCGAAAAAACGCGGTGTGGCGCAATTTGATGCAACCGATTCCGCTCATTTGAAAATTGAATATGTCTACCGGCTGCTGGTTCATGACAAGTTATTGCAGCCATTGCCGAAAGGGCAGGAAACCGAAATAAATATGAAGCACAAACTGGCAATGTGGATGTCCCGGCAACTGCCTGAAGGGCATGAGCTGTTGAAATAA
- the gltS gene encoding sodium/glutamate symporter — translation MVGYILTRQIPFLSRNSIPEPVVGGLLFAVFSSVAHSFFGVDFAFDMSLKSPLMVMFFTTVGLAASVKLLIRGGPKVLLFLGVATVMLVVQNMIGVLMAKSADMHPLFGLVIGSVTLSGGHGNGATYAGLFSGHYNLQSVLEIAMASATFGLVLGGLIGGPVTERLIRKHNLKPETPRPSNDETITYDLDDKDVVTPRRMMETLLMLAGCMLAGGWLHQWVVAMGVVLPAFLMPLLLGVLATNLLDVSGKYKVSNACVDLWGTMSLSIFLAMAMMSLRVWELLSLAGPMLLIILVQVVAVMLFTYFVTFRVMGKNYDAAIMAGGHCGFAMGATPTAVANMEALVSRHGPSPQAFLVVPLVGAFFIDITNALVIQLFMALPVVL, via the coding sequence ATGGTGGGTTATATATTAACACGCCAGATTCCTTTCCTTAGCCGAAACAGTATTCCCGAGCCAGTTGTGGGAGGTTTGCTATTTGCCGTTTTTTCATCAGTGGCGCACTCCTTTTTTGGTGTTGATTTTGCGTTTGATATGAGTCTTAAAAGTCCTTTAATGGTGATGTTTTTCACAACCGTCGGTTTGGCTGCGAGCGTGAAACTACTAATTCGAGGAGGCCCCAAAGTTTTGTTATTTCTCGGGGTAGCTACGGTGATGTTAGTGGTGCAAAACATGATAGGTGTTTTGATGGCAAAGTCGGCCGATATGCACCCTCTGTTTGGCCTGGTGATTGGCTCCGTGACCTTGTCAGGCGGTCACGGTAATGGTGCAACCTATGCAGGGCTATTCAGCGGCCACTACAACTTGCAGAGTGTGCTTGAAATCGCCATGGCGTCGGCAACGTTCGGATTGGTGTTGGGTGGTCTCATCGGTGGTCCGGTGACTGAGCGCCTAATCCGTAAGCACAACCTGAAACCTGAAACGCCGCGACCTTCCAACGATGAAACCATTACCTACGACCTGGATGATAAAGATGTGGTAACACCGCGCCGCATGATGGAAACACTTTTAATGCTGGCCGGTTGTATGTTGGCAGGCGGTTGGTTGCACCAATGGGTGGTTGCAATGGGGGTAGTATTGCCAGCATTTTTAATGCCACTTCTCTTGGGCGTCTTGGCTACTAACCTGCTGGATGTCAGCGGCAAATATAAGGTCAGTAATGCGTGTGTTGATTTGTGGGGAACCATGTCACTGTCTATTTTTCTGGCAATGGCAATGATGTCCCTGCGTGTATGGGAGTTGTTGAGCCTGGCAGGGCCGATGCTATTGATAATTTTGGTGCAAGTAGTGGCGGTAATGTTGTTTACCTATTTCGTGACTTTTCGAGTGATGGGTAAAAATTACGATGCGGCCATTATGGCAGGTGGGCACTGCGGATTTGCAATGGGGGCAACACCCACTGCGGTAGCAAACATGGAGGCATTGGTATCTCGACACGGGCCGTCACCACAGGCATTTTTGGTGGTGCCGTTAGTGGGAGCTTTCTTTATCGATATTACCAATGCGCTGGTTATTCAGTTGTTTATGGCTCTTCCTGTTGTGTTGTAA
- a CDS encoding TAXI family TRAP transporter solute-binding subunit, translated as MNLSKIKWIGRCFLVLAVLLTAACSRGPSDEVLKSDLQQRIDKVFIDKLLQVESFKRYGSQPIQSVGGDNAKRLAVYYKANLLLRRDHRFSDWSSQSAGTLHQVLGAASQGVDGLTPEGNRAGDQLSAYGFSLYRQTGDGWELLSEAIVRDDLELPIKTGVVATLNSVQNAQQPESSWQQEFQQQLKSLSVDMARLGLSSEETQMRQQLQSSLTAGELNVLKAYGKTVLLSGSVRGNYHTIAKGIESISPEYGIEMTVVESLGALDNLNLLGRNLAPLALTQSDLAVAAYRGLPPFVQSLSKLRAVAALYPEPIQIVVRKNGLTKSLQDLAGKRVSIGPDGTGTQINARKLLALAGVDDTDFQRWKISESFSEFSSGRLDAFFITGALPSRYLASLGEDAAIIPLEPEIIDQLIQQQGYISYQIPAGIYPGVDEPVATVAVTALLVANRDVPDETVQALLKSLYSPTKQHAMFGEHGASLELDRALTAVGIPLHPVAEKFLSERQQALVH; from the coding sequence ATGAATCTGTCAAAGATAAAATGGATCGGTCGGTGTTTTCTGGTGCTTGCTGTTCTGTTAACAGCGGCATGCTCTCGTGGACCTTCTGATGAAGTGCTGAAAAGCGATTTGCAGCAGCGTATTGATAAGGTTTTTATCGATAAATTGTTGCAGGTTGAATCCTTCAAACGCTATGGCTCTCAGCCAATTCAATCAGTTGGTGGAGATAATGCAAAGCGACTGGCGGTGTATTACAAAGCCAACTTGTTGTTGCGTCGCGACCATCGATTTTCGGACTGGAGCAGTCAGAGCGCTGGCACCTTGCATCAAGTGCTTGGAGCAGCCTCGCAAGGTGTGGATGGGTTGACTCCCGAAGGTAATCGGGCGGGAGATCAGCTGTCGGCCTATGGTTTCAGTTTGTATCGGCAGACGGGTGATGGCTGGGAGCTTTTGTCAGAAGCTATTGTTAGAGATGATTTGGAATTACCCATTAAGACTGGTGTGGTGGCAACGCTCAACTCAGTACAAAACGCGCAACAGCCTGAATCGTCTTGGCAGCAGGAATTCCAGCAACAACTGAAATCCCTGTCGGTAGATATGGCCCGCTTGGGGCTGAGTTCCGAAGAGACGCAGATGCGTCAACAATTACAGTCTTCCCTAACAGCTGGAGAGCTGAATGTGCTTAAAGCCTATGGGAAAACAGTATTGTTAAGTGGGTCAGTACGAGGGAACTACCACACGATAGCGAAAGGTATCGAGTCTATATCGCCAGAATATGGTATTGAGATGACAGTCGTAGAGTCCCTTGGCGCACTCGATAATCTCAATTTGTTGGGTCGTAATTTGGCGCCACTGGCACTGACGCAAAGTGATCTGGCTGTAGCTGCATACAGGGGTTTACCACCTTTTGTACAGAGCTTATCAAAGTTGCGAGCAGTGGCTGCATTGTATCCGGAACCAATACAGATAGTAGTGCGAAAAAATGGTTTGACGAAAAGTTTACAAGATCTGGCAGGCAAGCGGGTAAGTATTGGCCCGGATGGTACTGGCACACAAATCAATGCACGCAAATTGCTGGCGCTTGCGGGGGTTGATGACACTGATTTTCAACGATGGAAAATCAGTGAATCTTTTTCTGAATTTTCCTCCGGTAGACTGGATGCATTTTTTATTACTGGTGCTTTGCCGTCGAGATATTTGGCTAGTCTGGGGGAGGACGCAGCCATAATACCGTTGGAGCCCGAAATTATCGATCAATTAATTCAGCAGCAAGGTTATATCTCCTACCAGATTCCAGCAGGGATTTATCCAGGTGTTGATGAACCAGTTGCAACGGTAGCTGTTACAGCGTTGTTGGTGGCCAATCGGGATGTGCCAGACGAGACGGTCCAGGCTTTGCTTAAGAGCTTATACAGTCCCACAAAACAGCATGCAATGTTTGGTGAGCATGGCGCAAGCCTGGAGCTGGACAGGGCGCTTACTGCGGTAGGCATACCGTTGCACCCTGTTGCCGAGAAGTTTTTGAGTGAACGCCAACAGGCCCTGGTGCATTAG
- a CDS encoding LysR family transcriptional regulator: MRLRHIEVFHAIYNTGSISDAARLLHVSQPSVSKVLSHAEMQLGFKLFLRVKGKLVPTSEAHSLIEEVRKIYQQIGAIKKTAENLKEHTHGHIRVVCMPALGLNLLPNAIAAYHRKYPSVTFDVQTKHYDQIIDSIYEHENDIALVFTDREHPGIESEKIGTGELVHIAQPTAQAQTADRIRLGDIEEDHFISISNTGPLGDLLSRRFASEQISPQTLITAQTYYLAKSLVARGLGYAILDEFTANADDGNDVISTGIEPPIEFQLKCFYHAKQPLSQTTADFVKSIKKAYKEFQQA, from the coding sequence ATGCGGTTACGCCATATTGAAGTTTTTCACGCCATCTATAACACCGGCTCCATTTCGGATGCAGCTCGCTTGTTACATGTATCGCAGCCCTCGGTCAGCAAAGTGTTAAGCCATGCTGAAATGCAATTGGGCTTTAAACTGTTTTTACGTGTGAAAGGGAAGCTAGTGCCTACTTCTGAAGCCCATTCGCTGATTGAGGAAGTGCGCAAGATTTACCAGCAGATAGGTGCGATTAAAAAAACCGCTGAAAATCTCAAAGAACATACCCACGGTCATATTCGAGTTGTCTGTATGCCCGCTCTCGGCTTAAACCTGCTACCTAATGCCATTGCGGCATATCACCGCAAATACCCTAGTGTCACCTTTGATGTTCAAACCAAACATTACGACCAGATTATTGATTCTATTTATGAACATGAAAATGATATCGCCCTGGTATTTACTGATCGAGAACACCCCGGTATCGAATCTGAAAAAATAGGAACTGGCGAGTTGGTACATATTGCTCAGCCAACCGCCCAAGCACAGACTGCTGACCGGATCAGACTGGGTGACATTGAGGAAGACCACTTTATATCGATTTCAAATACAGGCCCACTCGGTGACCTTCTGTCACGACGATTTGCCAGCGAGCAAATTTCTCCGCAGACATTGATTACAGCCCAAACTTATTATCTGGCTAAAAGCCTCGTTGCTCGCGGGCTTGGCTATGCAATTCTCGATGAATTTACAGCTAATGCCGATGACGGTAATGACGTGATCAGCACCGGCATAGAGCCACCCATCGAATTCCAGCTCAAATGTTTCTATCACGCCAAACAGCCGCTTTCCCAAACGACAGCGGATTTTGTTAAATCCATCAAAAAGGCCTACAAGGAATTTCAACAGGCCTAA